Proteins from one Streptomyces sp. NBC_00390 genomic window:
- a CDS encoding response regulator transcription factor has product MTVRVLLADDEHLIRGALAALLALEDDLVVVAEAASGPEALAMARAHRPDVAVLDLQMPGADGVTVATSLRTELPECRTMIVTSHGLPGHLKRALTAGVRGFVPKTVSAQRLAEIIRTVHAGNRYVDPELAADAISAGDSPLTAREAEVLALAADGAPVAEIAERASLSQGTVRNYLSSAAGKLGAGNRHTAARLARRRGWV; this is encoded by the coding sequence GTGACCGTACGCGTACTGCTCGCCGACGACGAGCATCTGATCCGCGGCGCGCTCGCCGCCCTGCTCGCTCTCGAGGACGATCTCGTCGTGGTCGCCGAGGCCGCCAGCGGCCCTGAGGCGCTCGCCATGGCACGTGCGCACCGGCCCGATGTCGCGGTGCTCGATCTGCAGATGCCCGGCGCGGACGGTGTGACGGTGGCCACATCCCTGCGGACCGAACTACCGGAGTGCCGGACCATGATCGTGACCAGTCATGGGCTGCCCGGCCATCTGAAAAGGGCGCTCACAGCCGGAGTGCGGGGCTTTGTCCCGAAGACCGTGAGTGCGCAGCGGCTCGCGGAGATCATCCGTACCGTGCACGCCGGAAACCGTTATGTGGACCCGGAGTTGGCGGCCGACGCGATCTCGGCCGGCGACTCGCCGCTGACCGCCCGCGAGGCCGAAGTGCTGGCGCTGGCGGCCGACGGAGCGCCCGTCGCGGAGATCGCCGAGCGCGCCTCGCTCTCCCAGGGAACCGTCCGGAACTACCTCTCCTCGGCGGCCGGAAAACTCGGAGCCGGGAACCGGCACACGGCGGCACGTCTCGCACGCCGCCGAGGTTGGGTATAG
- a CDS encoding sensor histidine kinase produces the protein MKRWRSRSGPAKVDLYTRGTVYSFVWLSVLVVGGLLLTRPVRADGPAALVLATALVDVANGVFCHRLARRAMDTYLRRGEVTPWDVVPAAVTTAALAAGVTALATTVDLTGFIPLLLGTVLVPFFSGHCLIVRPRIIALHQAGTLAVLAALLPLTGRPLHVVVVTTVTVGFLTGWLAFAVRVSLWVLGVMWELREARDVQARLAVAEERLRFGRDLHDVLGRNLAVIALKSELAVQLVRRGRPEAVDQMTEVQRIARESQREVREVVRGYRDADLRAELEGARGVLEAAGITCTIEAGDAGLPVQVQSALGWVVREATTNVLRHGDAQHCTISVSAADGAAVLVVENDGAGQVPADTGGSGLTGLRERLSAVDGALEAGPCAGGRFRLTARVPLKPEPEPEPQPEPQPQPQPVEDMREAV, from the coding sequence ATGAAGCGCTGGAGGAGCCGCAGCGGGCCGGCGAAGGTGGATCTGTACACACGCGGCACCGTGTACTCGTTCGTGTGGTTGTCCGTGCTCGTGGTCGGCGGTCTTCTGCTCACCCGTCCGGTCCGAGCCGACGGCCCGGCCGCCCTGGTCCTCGCGACCGCGCTGGTCGATGTCGCCAACGGCGTGTTCTGCCACCGCCTCGCCCGGCGGGCGATGGACACGTACCTGAGGCGGGGGGAGGTCACGCCGTGGGACGTCGTCCCGGCGGCGGTCACGACGGCCGCCCTGGCCGCGGGGGTCACCGCGCTCGCCACGACCGTCGACCTGACCGGATTCATTCCGCTGCTGCTGGGCACGGTGCTGGTCCCGTTCTTCAGCGGGCACTGCCTGATCGTGCGCCCCAGGATCATTGCCCTGCACCAGGCGGGCACGCTCGCCGTGCTGGCCGCTCTGCTCCCGCTGACCGGGCGGCCCCTGCACGTGGTCGTGGTCACCACCGTGACCGTCGGCTTCCTCACCGGCTGGCTCGCCTTCGCGGTCCGCGTCTCGCTGTGGGTGCTCGGCGTGATGTGGGAGCTGCGCGAGGCCCGCGACGTACAGGCGCGGCTCGCGGTCGCGGAGGAGCGGCTGCGCTTCGGCCGGGATCTGCACGACGTGCTGGGCCGCAACCTCGCCGTCATCGCGCTCAAGAGCGAGCTGGCCGTGCAACTGGTGCGGCGCGGACGGCCGGAGGCGGTCGACCAGATGACCGAGGTCCAGCGCATCGCCCGGGAGTCGCAGCGTGAGGTACGCGAGGTGGTGCGCGGCTACCGCGACGCGGACCTGCGAGCCGAACTGGAGGGCGCACGGGGCGTGTTGGAGGCGGCCGGGATCACGTGCACCATCGAGGCGGGCGACGCGGGGCTGCCGGTCCAGGTCCAGTCGGCGCTCGGCTGGGTGGTCCGGGAGGCGACGACGAACGTGCTGCGTCACGGCGACGCGCAGCACTGCACGATCTCGGTGAGCGCGGCGGACGGTGCCGCGGTGCTGGTCGTCGAGAACGACGGGGCGGGCCAGGTGCCCGCGGACACCGGCGGCTCGGGCCTCACGGGGCTGCGGGAGCGCCTGTCGGCGGTGGACGGTGCGCTGGAGGCGGGGCCGTGCGCCGGCGGGCGCTTCCGGCTGACGGCCCGCGTTCCGCTGAAGCCGGAACCGGAACCGGAGCCGCAGCCGGAACCGCAGCCGCAGCCGCAGCCGGTCGAGGACATGAGGGAGGCGGTGTGA
- a CDS encoding ABC transporter permease, translating into MTATTARLTALGRAELTLLARNRTALSVALLMPAAMILATKSTLDQMDLGKAGMSVAEAAMTSGIGMVLLLVVHINLVSAYVARREELVLKRLRTGEVPDREILAGTALPAAGLALAQCVVMVVTGVAFLDVTAPERPELLVAGALLGTVLLAALAALTSAVTRTVESAQITTLPMFMISMFGSGLFVPLEVMPARLASVCELLPLTGVMTLVRAGWLGGADGSEPAGAAVTALAWTVLSVFAVQRWFRWEPRR; encoded by the coding sequence ATGACGGCGACCACGGCACGGCTCACCGCTCTCGGGCGGGCCGAACTGACCCTTCTCGCAAGGAACCGGACGGCACTCTCCGTGGCGCTCCTCATGCCTGCGGCGATGATCCTGGCGACGAAGTCGACGCTGGACCAGATGGATCTCGGCAAGGCCGGGATGAGCGTCGCCGAGGCGGCGATGACCAGCGGGATCGGGATGGTTCTGCTCCTCGTCGTCCACATCAACCTCGTTTCCGCCTATGTGGCGCGACGCGAGGAGCTGGTGCTCAAGCGGCTGCGCACCGGTGAGGTGCCGGACCGCGAGATCCTCGCCGGAACGGCTCTGCCCGCCGCCGGGCTCGCGCTCGCACAGTGCGTGGTGATGGTGGTGACCGGGGTCGCCTTCCTCGATGTGACGGCGCCCGAGCGGCCCGAACTCCTCGTCGCCGGCGCGCTGCTGGGGACGGTGCTGCTGGCCGCGCTGGCGGCGCTCACGTCGGCGGTGACCCGGACCGTGGAGAGCGCGCAGATCACCACCCTGCCGATGTTCATGATCTCGATGTTCGGCTCCGGACTGTTCGTCCCCTTGGAGGTGATGCCGGCAAGACTCGCCTCGGTCTGCGAACTGCTCCCGCTCACCGGTGTGATGACACTCGTACGGGCCGGCTGGCTCGGCGGGGCGGACGGCTCGGAGCCGGCCGGCGCGGCCGTCACCGCGCTGGCCTGGACGGTGCTCTCCGTGTTTGCTGTGCAGCGGTGGTTCCGCTGGGAACCACGGCGCTGA
- a CDS encoding ABC transporter ATP-binding protein produces the protein MTDDEYVIEADGLRRTYAGGFEAVSGISFHVARGEIFALLGTNGAGKTSTVELLEGLAAPGGGSVQVLGHDPYRERASVRSRTGVMLQEGGFPSELTVAETTRMWAACTTGARPVTEALALVGLGERARVRVKQLSGGERRRLDLALALLGRPEVLFLDEPTTGLDAEGRRDTWELVRALRQAGTTVLLTTHYLEEAELLADRLAIMHRGRIVTTGTPAEVTATRPARIRFVLPFGVPAGRLPLGLQAAEAEVPAGRSSGGGRHIEIRTHTLQESLGELLRWAEESAVRLEGLDARSASLEEAFLDIARTETAGV, from the coding sequence ATGACCGACGACGAGTACGTGATCGAGGCGGACGGCCTCCGGCGCACCTACGCCGGAGGCTTCGAGGCCGTCAGCGGGATCTCCTTCCACGTCGCCCGCGGCGAGATCTTCGCCCTGCTGGGGACCAACGGTGCGGGCAAGACCTCCACGGTCGAACTGCTCGAGGGCCTTGCCGCCCCCGGCGGCGGATCGGTACAGGTCCTCGGCCACGACCCGTACCGCGAGCGTGCCTCCGTACGCTCGAGGACCGGCGTGATGCTCCAGGAGGGTGGCTTTCCCTCCGAACTGACCGTCGCCGAGACCACTCGCATGTGGGCGGCGTGCACCACCGGGGCGCGGCCGGTCACGGAGGCGCTGGCCCTGGTGGGGCTCGGCGAGCGGGCCCGAGTGCGGGTGAAGCAGCTGTCCGGCGGCGAGCGCAGACGTCTCGACCTGGCGCTGGCGCTGCTCGGGCGGCCAGAGGTGCTCTTCCTCGACGAGCCCACCACCGGCCTGGACGCGGAGGGACGCCGCGACACCTGGGAGCTGGTCCGGGCACTGCGGCAGGCCGGTACGACCGTGCTGCTGACCACGCACTATCTGGAGGAGGCCGAGTTGCTCGCCGACCGGCTGGCGATCATGCACCGGGGGCGGATCGTGACGACGGGCACCCCCGCCGAGGTCACGGCGACACGGCCGGCCAGGATCCGGTTCGTGCTGCCCTTCGGGGTGCCCGCCGGGCGGCTGCCGCTCGGACTGCAGGCGGCTGAGGCGGAGGTACCCGCCGGGCGAAGCTCCGGGGGAGGACGGCACATCGAGATCCGTACCCACACGCTCCAGGAGTCGCTGGGCGAACTGCTGCGGTGGGCCGAGGAGTCGGCGGTACGGCTCGAAGGGCTCGACGCCCGCTCCGCCTCCCTCGAAGAGGCGTTCCTCGACATCGCGCGTACCGAAACGGCGGGTGTGTGA
- a CDS encoding histone-like nucleoid-structuring protein Lsr2 codes for MAQRVVVTLSDDIDGGEAAETVRFALDGKSYEIDLNPSNAKKLRKALAPYMAAGRKRTITGKRGRSPLTYKHTALEPDPAAVRAWAQSNKMDVPARGRIPKRVYEAFREAS; via the coding sequence GTGGCTCAGCGAGTAGTGGTCACACTCTCCGACGACATCGACGGCGGAGAAGCGGCGGAAACGGTGCGGTTCGCCCTGGACGGGAAGTCGTACGAGATCGACCTCAATCCCTCCAATGCAAAGAAACTGCGCAAGGCCCTGGCGCCGTACATGGCGGCCGGCCGCAAGCGGACGATCACCGGCAAGCGCGGCAGGTCGCCCCTCACCTACAAGCACACCGCCCTCGAGCCCGATCCCGCGGCGGTGCGCGCCTGGGCGCAGTCCAACAAGATGGACGTACCGGCCCGCGGCCGGATCCCCAAGCGGGTCTACGAGGCGTTCCGCGAAGCCAGTTGA
- the purS gene encoding phosphoribosylformylglycinamidine synthase subunit PurS, which produces MARVVVDVMLKPEILDPQGQAVQRALPRLGFAGIADVRQGKRFELEVEGPVDDAALARIHEMAETFLANTVIEDFVVKVES; this is translated from the coding sequence GTGGCTCGCGTCGTAGTCGACGTCATGCTCAAGCCGGAGATCCTCGACCCTCAGGGACAGGCGGTGCAGCGTGCACTGCCTCGTCTGGGGTTCGCCGGGATCGCGGATGTCCGTCAGGGGAAGCGCTTCGAGCTGGAGGTGGAGGGGCCGGTCGACGATGCCGCCCTCGCCCGCATCCATGAGATGGCCGAAACGTTCCTCGCCAACACCGTCATCGAGGACTTCGTCGTGAAGGTGGAGTCGTGA
- the purQ gene encoding phosphoribosylformylglycinamidine synthase subunit PurQ: protein MTSRIGVVTFPGTLDDHDSLRAVRLAGAEPVSLWHRDKDLKQVDAVVLAGGFSYGDYLRAGAISRFSPVMETIIEQARAGMPVLGICNGFQILTEAHLLPGAMLRNNHLHFICRDQKLRVENADTAWTVDYEAGQEISVPLKNMDGRYVADERVLDELEAEGRVAFRYVAPGNAADGYGNPNGSLRDIAGITNAAGNVVGLMPHPEHAVDPLTGTGRTDGLGFFTSILKKLVNA from the coding sequence GTGACCTCTCGTATCGGAGTCGTCACCTTCCCCGGCACGCTCGACGACCACGATTCGCTGCGTGCCGTGCGGCTGGCGGGTGCCGAGCCGGTTTCGCTGTGGCACCGCGACAAGGACCTGAAGCAGGTCGACGCGGTCGTGCTCGCCGGCGGCTTCTCGTACGGCGACTATCTGCGCGCCGGAGCGATCTCGCGTTTCTCGCCGGTGATGGAGACGATCATCGAGCAGGCCAGGGCCGGTATGCCCGTGCTCGGTATCTGCAACGGCTTCCAGATCCTCACCGAGGCGCATCTGCTGCCGGGCGCCATGCTGCGCAACAACCATCTGCACTTCATCTGCCGCGATCAGAAGCTGCGGGTGGAGAACGCGGACACCGCCTGGACCGTCGACTACGAGGCGGGCCAGGAGATCTCCGTACCGCTGAAGAACATGGACGGACGGTACGTCGCCGACGAGCGTGTGCTCGACGAGCTGGAGGCCGAGGGACGGGTGGCGTTCCGCTACGTCGCCCCCGGCAACGCCGCTGACGGATACGGAAACCCGAACGGGTCGCTGCGTGACATCGCGGGCATCACCAATGCCGCGGGCAATGTGGTCGGCCTGATGCCGCACCCCGAGCACGCCGTGGACCCGTTGACCGGTACGGGCCGCACCGACGGGCTCGGCTTTTTCACTTCGATCCTCAAGAAGCTGGTCAACGCATGA
- the purL gene encoding phosphoribosylformylglycinamidine synthase subunit PurL, translated as MSLDTVKHAAETPDVEQPWKELGLKQDEYERIREILGRRPTGAELAMYSVMWSEHCSYKSSKVHLKQFGDKAPENDALLVGIGENAGVVDVGQGYAVTFKVESHNHPSYIEPYQGAATGVGGIVRDILAMGARPVAVVDPLRFGAADHPDTKRVLPGVVAGIGGYGNCLGLPNIGGEVVFDPCYQGNPLVNAGCIGVMKHEDIHLAKASGPGNKVILYGARTGGDGIGGVSVLASETFESTGPAKRPAVQVGDPFQEKLLIECTLEIFKEKLVAGIQDLGGAGLSCATSELASAGSGGMRVELDTVPLRDATLSPEEILMSESQERMCAIVEPQHVERFLEICEKWDVIATVIGEVTDGERLEIFWHGEQIVDVLPGTVAHEGPVYHRPYARPEWQDALQADDAGKLPRPQSAQELREQILKLVASPNQASKAWITDQYDRFVQGNTVLAQPEDAGMVRIDEKTNLGVAMATDGNGRYAKLDPYTGAQLALAEAYRNVAASGAKPLAVSDCLNFGSPEDPAVMWQFAEATRGLADACLQLGTPVTGGNVSLYNQTGETAIHPTPVVAVLGVIDDVTRRTPIAFAGEGQLLYLLGDTREEFGGSAWSQVVHDHLGGLPPQVDLDRERLLAEILISASRDGMIDAAHDLSDGGLIQAVTESCLRGGNGARLIVPDGLDAFTFLLSESAGRAVVSVPRSEELRFTDMCGARGLPATRIGVVDGDEVEVQGEFSIPLSELRTAHEETIPGLLV; from the coding sequence ATGAGCCTGGATACGGTCAAGCACGCGGCCGAGACCCCGGACGTCGAACAGCCCTGGAAGGAACTCGGCCTCAAGCAGGACGAGTACGAGCGCATCCGCGAGATCCTGGGCCGCCGCCCCACCGGCGCCGAGCTCGCCATGTACAGCGTCATGTGGTCGGAGCACTGCTCGTACAAGTCGAGCAAGGTGCACCTGAAGCAGTTCGGCGACAAGGCTCCCGAGAACGACGCGCTGCTCGTGGGCATCGGTGAGAACGCGGGCGTGGTGGACGTCGGCCAGGGGTACGCGGTGACCTTCAAGGTCGAGTCGCACAACCACCCGTCGTACATCGAGCCCTACCAGGGCGCGGCCACCGGCGTCGGCGGCATCGTGCGCGACATCCTCGCCATGGGCGCCCGCCCGGTCGCCGTCGTCGACCCGCTGCGGTTCGGCGCGGCCGACCACCCCGACACCAAGCGAGTGCTGCCCGGTGTCGTCGCGGGCATCGGCGGCTACGGCAACTGCCTGGGTCTGCCGAACATCGGCGGCGAGGTCGTCTTCGACCCGTGCTACCAGGGCAACCCGCTGGTCAACGCCGGCTGCATCGGTGTGATGAAACACGAGGACATCCACCTCGCGAAGGCATCCGGACCCGGCAACAAGGTCATCCTGTACGGCGCCCGCACCGGCGGCGACGGCATCGGCGGCGTGTCCGTCCTCGCCTCGGAGACCTTCGAGTCGACCGGTCCCGCCAAGCGTCCGGCCGTCCAGGTCGGCGACCCGTTCCAGGAGAAGCTCCTGATCGAGTGCACCCTTGAGATCTTCAAGGAGAAGCTCGTCGCCGGCATCCAGGACCTCGGCGGCGCGGGTCTGTCCTGCGCCACCTCCGAGCTGGCGAGCGCCGGCTCCGGCGGTATGCGGGTCGAGCTGGACACCGTGCCGCTGCGCGACGCGACGCTCTCGCCGGAGGAGATCCTCATGAGCGAGTCGCAGGAGCGTATGTGCGCGATCGTCGAGCCGCAGCACGTCGAGCGTTTCCTGGAGATCTGCGAGAAGTGGGACGTCATCGCCACCGTCATCGGTGAGGTGACCGACGGCGAGCGACTGGAGATCTTCTGGCACGGCGAGCAGATCGTCGACGTGCTGCCGGGGACCGTCGCCCACGAGGGCCCTGTCTACCACCGCCCGTACGCCCGCCCGGAGTGGCAGGACGCGCTGCAGGCCGACGACGCGGGCAAGCTGCCGCGGCCGCAGAGCGCCCAGGAGCTGCGTGAGCAGATCCTGAAGCTGGTGGCGTCGCCGAACCAGGCGTCGAAGGCGTGGATCACGGACCAGTACGACCGCTTCGTGCAGGGCAACACCGTGCTGGCGCAGCCCGAGGACGCGGGCATGGTCCGGATCGACGAGAAGACGAACCTCGGCGTGGCCATGGCCACCGACGGCAACGGCCGGTACGCGAAGCTCGATCCGTACACCGGCGCGCAGCTCGCGCTGGCGGAGGCGTACCGCAATGTGGCCGCCTCCGGTGCGAAGCCGCTGGCGGTCTCGGACTGCCTGAACTTCGGCTCGCCCGAGGACCCGGCCGTCATGTGGCAGTTCGCCGAGGCCACTCGTGGTCTGGCGGACGCCTGCCTGCAGCTGGGCACCCCGGTGACCGGCGGCAATGTCTCGCTCTACAACCAGACCGGTGAGACGGCGATCCACCCGACGCCGGTCGTGGCCGTGCTCGGTGTGATCGACGACGTCACCCGCCGTACGCCGATCGCGTTCGCCGGAGAGGGGCAGCTGCTCTACCTGCTGGGCGACACCCGCGAGGAGTTCGGCGGCTCGGCCTGGTCCCAGGTCGTCCACGACCACCTCGGCGGACTGCCCCCGCAGGTCGACCTCGACCGCGAGAGGCTGCTGGCCGAGATCCTGATCTCGGCATCCCGCGACGGCATGATCGACGCGGCGCACGACCTGTCCGACGGCGGTCTGATCCAGGCGGTCACCGAGTCCTGCCTGCGCGGCGGCAACGGCGCGCGGCTGATCGTGCCGGACGGTCTGGACGCGTTCACCTTCCTGCTGAGCGAGTCGGCCGGCCGTGCCGTCGTCTCCGTCCCGCGCAGCGAGGAGCTCCGCTTCACCGACATGTGCGGCGCGCGCGGACTGCCCGCCACCCGTATCGGTGTCGTCGACGGCGACGAGGTGGAGGTCCAGGGCGAGTTCAGCATCCCGCTGAGCGAGCTGCGCACCGCGCACGAGGAGACCATCCCCGGTCTGCTCGTCTGA
- a CDS encoding maleylpyruvate isomerase family mycothiol-dependent enzyme produces MPPARKRLRSYDHDTIRAAVLAQFGHVRQAVESLTPEQLALPTRLGDWTVRELSAHIAMTSGLIARYVTLPEPERADVALLDWPFATVTAAGQVDEDTRAFAADQEPAELFARVAARIGELLPAVPADRLVPMRFGGMRLGDFLVTRTVELIVHTDDLNAATGLEIPYDRKALAACTRLLADALAVKAPGASTEVRIPPFAVVQCIEGPRHTRGTPPNVVETDPLTWIRLATGRTGWREAVDAARVSASGERADLGRLLPILG; encoded by the coding sequence ATGCCTCCGGCCAGGAAACGCCTCCGCAGCTACGACCACGACACGATCCGCGCCGCCGTGCTCGCCCAGTTCGGGCATGTCCGGCAGGCGGTGGAGTCGCTCACCCCCGAGCAGCTGGCGCTGCCCACGCGCCTCGGGGACTGGACCGTGCGCGAGCTGAGTGCGCACATCGCCATGACGTCCGGCCTGATCGCCCGCTACGTCACGCTGCCGGAGCCCGAGAGGGCCGACGTCGCCCTGCTGGACTGGCCGTTCGCGACGGTCACCGCTGCCGGACAGGTCGACGAGGACACCCGGGCCTTCGCGGCGGACCAGGAGCCCGCCGAGCTCTTCGCCCGTGTCGCCGCACGGATCGGGGAACTGCTGCCGGCCGTTCCCGCCGACCGGCTCGTGCCCATGCGGTTCGGGGGCATGCGGCTCGGGGACTTCCTGGTCACCCGGACCGTGGAGCTGATCGTCCACACCGACGACCTGAACGCGGCGACCGGGCTGGAGATCCCGTACGACCGCAAGGCGCTCGCGGCCTGCACGCGCCTGCTGGCGGACGCCCTCGCGGTCAAGGCACCGGGGGCGTCCACGGAGGTGCGGATCCCGCCGTTCGCCGTGGTCCAGTGCATCGAAGGGCCCAGGCACACCCGGGGCACCCCGCCCAATGTCGTCGAGACGGATCCGCTGACCTGGATCCGCCTGGCCACCGGACGTACGGGATGGCGGGAGGCGGTCGACGCGGCGCGGGTCAGCGCGAGCGGTGAGCGGGCCGATCTCGGGAGGCTGCTGCCGATCCTGGGCTGA
- a CDS encoding META domain-containing protein translates to MRSQLSIPATILALFALAACGTQTDSGDGSGSGTVTTDLPVTGVHWSVESVTVDGKKTAAPAGAHVEITDKGRAQGNYGCNHFGADVKIDGDTITVSPAEMTEMSCGKKIQSFEEALSAALSGKLKAKLADGGLTLTTEKGDAIALTEEKPAALVGTKWSVTSLLSGDTARSLPAGTENKAHLTFAKDGTVGGSLGCNRFSSTAEISGDTITFGRIAATRKLCPGPEMTVERELMEVLSGKVTYDLSHRSLSLTAADGKGLAATATTAAPAGKSG, encoded by the coding sequence ATGCGTAGCCAGCTGAGCATCCCCGCCACCATCCTGGCCCTCTTCGCGCTCGCCGCCTGCGGCACACAGACGGACTCCGGCGACGGCAGCGGAAGCGGCACGGTCACGACCGATCTGCCCGTCACGGGCGTGCACTGGTCCGTCGAGAGCGTCACCGTCGACGGCAAGAAGACCGCGGCGCCCGCCGGGGCGCATGTCGAGATCACCGACAAGGGCCGCGCCCAGGGCAACTACGGCTGCAACCACTTCGGCGCCGACGTGAAGATCGACGGCGACACGATCACCGTGAGCCCGGCCGAGATGACCGAGATGAGCTGCGGGAAGAAGATCCAGAGCTTCGAGGAGGCTCTGAGCGCCGCCCTCTCCGGCAAGCTCAAGGCGAAGCTCGCCGACGGCGGGCTCACCCTCACCACCGAGAAGGGCGACGCGATCGCGCTGACCGAGGAGAAGCCGGCCGCGCTGGTGGGCACCAAGTGGTCCGTGACCTCTCTGCTGTCCGGCGACACTGCCCGGTCCCTTCCCGCCGGCACCGAGAACAAGGCGCATCTGACCTTCGCCAAGGACGGCACCGTGGGCGGCAGCCTCGGCTGCAACCGCTTCAGCAGCACCGCGGAGATCTCCGGGGACACGATCACGTTCGGCAGGATCGCCGCCACCCGCAAGCTCTGCCCCGGGCCGGAGATGACGGTCGAGCGTGAGCTGATGGAGGTGCTGAGCGGGAAGGTGACGTACGACCTGAGTCATCGCTCCCTCTCACTGACCGCGGCCGACGGCAAGGGCCTGGCCGCCACGGCCACCACCGCCGCACCGGCCGGGAAGTCCGGCTGA
- the purF gene encoding amidophosphoribosyltransferase translates to MPRGDGRLNHDLLPGEKGPQDACGVFGVWAPGEEVAKLTYFGLYALQHRGQESAGIAVSNGSQILVFKDMGLVSQVFDETSLGSLQGHIAVGHARYSTTGASVWENAQPTFRATAHGSIALGHNGNLVNTAQLAKMVAELPKENGRATQVAATNDTDLVTALLAGQVDDDGKPLTIEEAAAKVLPEVRGAFSLVFMDEGTLYAARDPQGIRPLVLGRLERGWVVASESAALDICGASFVREIELGELIAIDENGIRSSRFAEAKPKGCVFEYVYLARPDTDIAGRNVYLSRVEMGRRLAKEAPVEADLVIATPESGTPAAIGYAEASGIPYGSGLVKNAYVGRTFIQPSQTIRQLGIRLKLNPLKEVIRGKRLVVVDDSIVRGNTQRALVKMLREAGAAEVHIRISSPPVKWPCFFGIDFATRAELIANGMTIEEIGTSLGADSLSYISIDGMIEATTIAKPNLCRACFDGEYPMELPDPELLGKQLLETELAGGADAADALRRP, encoded by the coding sequence GTGCCACGTGGTGACGGACGACTCAACCACGACCTGCTCCCCGGTGAGAAGGGCCCCCAGGACGCTTGCGGCGTCTTCGGTGTCTGGGCTCCGGGTGAAGAGGTCGCGAAGCTCACTTACTTCGGGCTCTACGCCCTCCAACATCGAGGCCAGGAATCCGCGGGTATCGCGGTGAGCAACGGCTCCCAGATCCTCGTCTTCAAGGACATGGGGCTGGTTTCCCAGGTCTTCGACGAAACCTCTCTCGGCTCCCTCCAAGGTCATATCGCGGTCGGTCACGCCCGCTACTCGACCACGGGCGCCTCCGTGTGGGAGAACGCGCAGCCGACCTTCCGGGCCACCGCCCACGGCTCCATCGCGCTCGGCCACAACGGCAACCTGGTCAACACTGCCCAGCTCGCCAAGATGGTCGCCGAGCTCCCCAAGGAGAACGGCCGCGCCACCCAGGTCGCGGCGACCAACGACACGGATCTCGTCACCGCGCTGCTCGCGGGCCAGGTCGACGACGACGGCAAGCCCCTCACCATCGAGGAAGCCGCCGCCAAGGTCCTGCCCGAGGTACGGGGCGCGTTCTCGCTCGTCTTCATGGACGAGGGCACCCTGTACGCGGCACGTGACCCGCAGGGCATCCGCCCGCTGGTGCTCGGCCGTCTCGAGCGCGGCTGGGTCGTGGCGAGCGAGTCCGCCGCCCTCGACATCTGCGGCGCCAGCTTTGTCCGGGAGATCGAGCTCGGCGAGCTCATCGCCATCGACGAGAACGGCATCCGCAGCTCCCGCTTCGCGGAAGCGAAGCCCAAGGGCTGTGTGTTCGAGTACGTCTATCTCGCGCGTCCCGACACCGACATCGCCGGCCGGAACGTGTATCTCTCCCGTGTGGAGATGGGCCGCAGGCTCGCCAAGGAAGCCCCTGTCGAGGCCGACCTGGTGATAGCGACGCCGGAGTCCGGCACTCCCGCGGCCATCGGCTACGCAGAGGCCAGCGGTATCCCGTACGGCTCCGGCCTGGTGAAGAACGCCTACGTGGGCCGTACCTTCATCCAGCCGTCCCAGACCATCCGCCAGCTGGGCATCCGCCTGAAGCTGAACCCCCTCAAGGAAGTCATCCGGGGCAAGCGTCTGGTCGTCGTGGACGACTCGATCGTCCGCGGCAACACCCAGCGCGCCCTGGTCAAGATGCTCCGCGAGGCCGGCGCCGCCGAGGTCCACATCCGGATCTCGTCCCCGCCGGTGAAGTGGCCCTGCTTCTTCGGCATCGACTTCGCGACCCGTGCGGAACTGATCGCCAACGGCATGACGATCGAGGAGATCGGTACCTCGCTGGGCGCCGACTCCCTCTCGTACATCTCCATCGACGGCATGATCGAGGCGACCACCATCGCCAAGCCGAACCTGTGCCGCGCCTGCTTCGACGGCGAGTACCCGATGGAGCTGCCGGACCCCGAGCTGCTCGGCAAGCAGCTTCTGGAGACCGAGCTGGCGGGCGGCGCGGACGCCGCCGACGCGCTCCGTCGTCCGTAA